One segment of Rickettsiella grylli DNA contains the following:
- a CDS encoding DNA replication terminus site-binding protein, which yields MLIDFAPQFINCFVDLLQAIDSCQFHIRTKLIKYPLWVDNGHGEFINNRDKVIFALGNFGPTPELSPQETFKCPGVVAATEETLMLINQVNQSKQAFKQLLKACHQALGQDVTKFVRTTLAHAGYPGVKLKQVFRHIMFINYHPRRIAWTKGKHTTSKHLSKKASEKLLDKAGKGLHIDIQKAKLSHLPQQTKLIKHRAIKPGWVVNIGAFKKEDNCSVYEDIRTALPFFYLHDQQLPNPIVCFSKSASETRKMRVDKRIESVAFLPSISVYRYKKEPL from the coding sequence ATGTTAATCGATTTTGCACCCCAATTCATTAACTGTTTTGTTGATTTATTACAGGCGATTGATTCGTGTCAATTCCATATTCGAACGAAGCTGATAAAGTACCCATTATGGGTCGATAATGGTCATGGGGAATTTATTAATAACCGCGATAAAGTTATTTTTGCTTTAGGAAATTTTGGCCCAACACCGGAGTTATCGCCACAAGAAACCTTTAAATGTCCTGGTGTTGTTGCCGCGACTGAAGAAACTTTAATGCTGATTAATCAGGTTAATCAATCTAAACAAGCCTTTAAACAGCTTTTGAAAGCCTGTCATCAAGCACTGGGTCAAGATGTCACTAAATTCGTACGTACTACTTTAGCACATGCCGGTTATCCAGGCGTTAAATTAAAACAGGTTTTTCGACATATTATGTTTATCAATTATCATCCGAGACGCATTGCTTGGACGAAAGGTAAACACACAACAAGTAAACATTTGTCAAAAAAAGCATCTGAAAAATTGCTCGACAAGGCAGGGAAGGGGTTACATATCGATATACAGAAAGCAAAATTAAGCCATTTACCACAGCAAACTAAACTCATAAAGCACCGTGCGATTAAGCCCGGTTGGGTTGTCAATATTGGCGCATTTAAAAAAGAGGATAATTGTTCTGTCTACGAAGATATTCGTACTGCTTTACCTTTCTTTTACTTGCATGATCAACAATTACCAAATCCAATCGTCTGTTTTAGTAAATCCGCATCTGAAACCCGTAAGATGCGTGTCGATAAGCGAATTGAGTCCGTTGCTTTTCTACCGTCTATCAGCGTCTATCGTTATAAAAAAGAACCACTTTAA
- a CDS encoding response regulator — translation MDNLKKKFTVKESACLKRSALLVEDDPFCQKIQSHCLSELGYKVEIASNATTAIHRVEHSAYNLIVLDLGLPDESGELVICAIREFKANQLTPLIVATAQADAPTQQKCLYLGADIVFMKPFDTQTLSKAIDFCHSRIKEPFHANQ, via the coding sequence ATGGATAATCTAAAAAAGAAATTTACTGTTAAAGAATCTGCTTGCTTAAAGCGTTCTGCTTTATTGGTAGAAGACGACCCGTTTTGCCAAAAAATACAAAGTCACTGTCTTTCTGAATTAGGATATAAAGTAGAAATTGCATCTAATGCAACAACGGCGATTCATCGCGTTGAGCATTCCGCTTATAATCTTATTGTATTGGATTTAGGCTTACCGGATGAATCGGGTGAGTTAGTCATTTGTGCAATACGTGAGTTTAAAGCAAACCAACTGACACCGCTTATCGTAGCAACCGCACAAGCGGATGCTCCTACACAGCAAAAATGTTTATATTTAGGCGCTGATATTGTTTTTATGAAGCCATTCGATACGCAGACATTGTCGAAAGCGATTGATTTCTGCCATTCTCGAATAAAAGAACCATTTCACGCGAATCAATAA
- the folE gene encoding GTP cyclohydrolase I FolE encodes MEKHIKAILTALGENPEREGLKNTPMRVSQSLRYLTGGLHESLDEILNGAVFCSAMEEMIVVKDIELYSLCEHHLLPFIGVCHIAYIPNGKIIGLSKIPRIINFYARRLQIQENLTRQIAESLIKILDAKGVAIIIEAKHLCMMMRGVEKQRASMKTSVMLGLFREDLRTRSEFLSLIT; translated from the coding sequence ATGGAAAAGCACATTAAAGCTATTTTAACCGCCCTTGGAGAAAATCCTGAACGAGAAGGTTTAAAAAACACCCCTATGCGTGTTTCTCAATCCTTACGTTATTTAACCGGTGGTCTGCATGAATCGTTAGATGAGATTTTAAATGGTGCGGTGTTTTGTTCAGCGATGGAAGAAATGATCGTCGTTAAAGATATTGAATTATATTCGCTTTGCGAACATCATTTGTTACCTTTCATAGGTGTGTGTCATATCGCCTATATTCCAAACGGAAAAATCATTGGTCTTTCAAAAATACCACGTATTATTAATTTTTATGCAAGGCGATTACAAATCCAAGAAAATTTAACCCGACAAATTGCGGAAAGTTTAATAAAAATACTGGATGCGAAAGGAGTTGCTATTATTATTGAAGCGAAACATCTCTGCATGATGATGCGTGGTGTCGAAAAACAACGTGCTTCGATGAAAACATCCGTCATGCTCGGTTTATTTCGAGAGGATCTCCGTACACGGTCCGAATTTTTAAGTTTAATCACCTAG
- a CDS encoding ArnT family glycosyltransferase, which translates to MKLIFSPSTRITIALFCVLVIKLLLAWFIPLTADEAYYAIWGTYLSGGGYDHPPMIGFVLYPFLQWSHAIWTLRLPAIFTSLILGVVSYLYLKKESPERAAITSFLLIISPISLFNIIITTDTPLFIFSFLSFICVLEALKKGDDWRWFALGGLFLGLAFFSKYFACLLGLAYAVYFIGIAPNRARLIGLGLLVVFTLPFVAQNIYWNYQHDWSNILFNIYNRNHDMGFRFKTLLGYILILLYLITPPLVWAILKFPKEELKQHAAFYFFFIPLLSFFILSSFKSIGLHWPLAFIPFIYMWAGLYLSTENLKKLLKFTIYWSGIQLLLIVSLLIIPIKWIQHNTILNLNTNKAIYFFHHKAINALLIQKYSQPVIYASPNYADASLFFYDTNHYASVFLKGSYHGREDDLITDFKAFNQKNFLIFSRTPFVYNDYKPYFKKVTLHQFYYQRTPFYYLLGTTFNYPVYRQKILKAINDTYWVDPPYLPHAPSFFYLKYFKN; encoded by the coding sequence ATGAAACTTATTTTCTCCCCAAGTACACGCATTACAATAGCGCTTTTTTGCGTGCTTGTCATTAAACTCCTATTAGCGTGGTTTATTCCGCTTACCGCCGATGAAGCTTATTATGCCATATGGGGTACTTATCTGAGTGGTGGTGGCTACGACCACCCGCCGATGATTGGATTTGTTTTATATCCATTTTTGCAATGGAGCCATGCAATTTGGACACTGCGTTTACCTGCTATTTTTACAAGTCTTATCCTCGGTGTCGTGTCTTATCTGTATCTTAAAAAAGAAAGCCCAGAACGCGCGGCTATCACGAGTTTTTTATTAATCATTTCGCCGATAAGTTTGTTCAACATTATTATTACAACGGATACGCCGTTGTTTATTTTTTCGTTTTTATCCTTTATTTGTGTATTAGAGGCTTTAAAAAAAGGGGATGATTGGCGTTGGTTTGCTTTAGGCGGTTTGTTTTTAGGGCTCGCTTTTTTTTCAAAATATTTTGCTTGTTTATTAGGGTTAGCGTATGCCGTATATTTTATAGGTATTGCGCCGAATCGTGCACGGCTCATTGGTTTAGGTTTATTGGTTGTATTCACATTGCCTTTTGTAGCGCAGAATATTTATTGGAATTATCAACATGATTGGTCAAATATTTTATTTAATATATACAACCGAAACCATGATATGGGCTTTCGTTTCAAAACGTTGCTGGGCTATATTCTCATCTTACTCTATCTCATCACCCCCCCTTTGGTATGGGCGATCCTAAAGTTTCCTAAAGAAGAATTGAAACAACACGCTGCATTTTATTTCTTTTTTATCCCGTTATTATCATTTTTTATACTGAGTAGCTTTAAATCCATAGGACTTCATTGGCCATTGGCATTTATCCCTTTTATTTATATGTGGGCAGGTTTGTATTTGAGCACAGAAAATCTGAAAAAATTATTAAAATTTACGATTTATTGGAGTGGTATCCAATTATTGCTTATTGTCAGCTTACTCATTATTCCAATTAAATGGATACAGCACAACACTATTCTGAATTTAAACACGAATAAAGCTATTTATTTTTTTCATCATAAAGCTATCAATGCACTTTTAATACAAAAATATTCGCAACCGGTGATTTATGCGAGCCCTAACTATGCCGATGCCAGTTTATTTTTTTATGATACGAATCATTATGCCTCTGTTTTTTTAAAGGGTTCTTATCATGGTCGAGAGGACGATTTAATTACTGATTTTAAAGCATTTAATCAGAAAAATTTTTTAATTTTTTCGCGTACGCCTTTTGTTTATAATGACTACAAGCCCTATTTTAAAAAGGTGACGTTACATCAATTTTATTATCAACGCACTCCTTTTTATTATTTGTTGGGAACAACGTTTAATTATCCGGTCTATCGACAAAAAATATTAAAAGCCATTAATGATACCTACTGGGTTGATCCGCCTTATTTGCCCCATGCGCCCAGTTTTTTTTACTTAAAATATTTTAAAAATTAA
- a CDS encoding adenosine deaminase family protein — protein MRVLFCFLLLCSYHVSFAEMSAETATAVYFNSIQNQPKKLDTFLWVMPKGGDLHNHLGGASLAENMLHYARRDGLCIHAKSFAAKKDPHCTEPYYVAHLQKFPRLYHQIIDAWSMRNFRPGKETGHDHFFATFEKFLPILIQHRPEMIRETIERARHENLLYLELMVTPDNNRSGLLGRQLVWNPDLNRLRQQLLHKGIISIVKEMSNQFNFYQKQIKIFNQQEKQVYPGFKLRYLYQVFREQPPTHVFAQLLAGFELASRDSRVLGINLVQAEDGKLSMRDYHVQMKMIGFLHQLYPRVKISLHAGELVKGLVPLSGLRFHIREAIEIAHANRIGHGVSISYENNAEQLLQEMAKKQIVVEINLSSNAAILQVYGKQHPLLLYKHYQVPFVLSTDDEGVLRTNLTEQFKIAVKNYHFSYFFLKQLVRNSIHFSFLPGKHLWVDNHYQQPVPVCKTSLMRGKLYSNCQRFLMKNEKAESQWELEQQFLKFEHSFINSKHHLQCEKESLENSRRISRIMK, from the coding sequence ATGCGGGTGTTATTTTGTTTTCTATTGCTGTGTAGTTATCATGTATCCTTTGCGGAAATGAGTGCTGAAACTGCCACAGCCGTTTATTTTAATTCAATACAAAATCAACCTAAAAAATTAGATACTTTTTTGTGGGTCATGCCAAAAGGAGGTGATCTGCATAATCACCTGGGTGGTGCTAGCCTTGCAGAAAATATGTTGCATTATGCCCGTCGGGATGGTTTGTGTATTCATGCGAAAAGTTTTGCTGCAAAAAAAGATCCGCATTGTACTGAACCTTATTATGTTGCACACTTACAAAAGTTTCCTCGCTTATATCACCAAATTATTGATGCCTGGTCGATGCGGAATTTCCGACCCGGTAAAGAAACAGGACATGATCATTTTTTTGCAACATTTGAAAAATTTCTACCGATTTTAATTCAACACCGTCCTGAAATGATACGCGAGACTATTGAAAGGGCCCGTCACGAAAATCTCCTTTATTTAGAGTTAATGGTTACGCCGGATAACAATCGGTCTGGATTATTGGGCCGTCAATTGGTTTGGAATCCCGATTTAAATCGTTTACGTCAACAACTTCTCCATAAGGGTATTATTTCTATCGTCAAAGAAATGTCGAATCAATTTAATTTTTATCAAAAGCAAATAAAAATTTTTAATCAGCAAGAAAAACAGGTCTATCCAGGTTTCAAATTACGTTATTTATATCAGGTTTTCCGCGAACAACCACCCACACACGTTTTTGCACAGTTATTAGCAGGTTTTGAACTCGCGAGTCGCGATTCACGCGTCTTAGGTATTAATCTTGTTCAAGCCGAAGATGGAAAATTGTCAATGCGGGATTATCATGTACAGATGAAGATGATTGGATTTTTGCATCAACTCTATCCTCGCGTAAAAATTAGCTTACATGCAGGTGAGTTGGTTAAAGGTTTAGTACCGTTGAGCGGTTTGCGTTTTCATATCCGTGAAGCGATTGAAATAGCCCATGCGAACCGTATTGGACATGGTGTTTCCATTTCTTATGAAAATAACGCAGAGCAATTACTGCAAGAAATGGCTAAAAAGCAAATTGTTGTTGAAATTAATCTCAGTAGTAATGCAGCCATATTACAGGTTTACGGGAAACAACATCCCCTCTTGCTCTACAAACATTATCAAGTGCCGTTCGTATTATCGACCGACGATGAAGGAGTATTAAGGACCAATTTGACTGAACAATTTAAAATCGCTGTAAAGAATTATCATTTTTCCTATTTTTTTTTAAAACAACTGGTACGTAATAGTATTCATTTTAGTTTTTTACCCGGAAAACATTTATGGGTTGATAACCACTATCAGCAACCCGTGCCGGTGTGTAAAACAAGTCTAATGCGCGGCAAATTGTATTCGAATTGTCAACGTTTTTTAATGAAAAATGAAAAAGCAGAAAGTCAGTGGGAATTAGAACAACAATTTTTAAAATTTGAACACTCCTTTATTAATAGTAAACATCATTTACAATGTGAAAAAGAGAGCCTAGAAAACAGCCGACGAATATCACGAATAATGAAATGA
- a CDS encoding TatD family hydrolase — MLVDSHCHLDRLNLDHFNNDLRACLAFARKHDVFHFLCVCIDLTHFPAVLAIAEQFKDVSASVGVHPTESLREEVRLTELIQLAQHPKVVAIGETGLDYYHDTTRKECQQERFRQHIRAAIAVNKPLIVHTRHAREDTLNILREEGAQHVGGVLHCFTEDLSMAESAIKENFYISFSGILTFKNAIELKAIAQRLPLEYLLIETDSPYLTPHPFRSKPNQPAYVRYVAECLAQLRRCSFDKIAEQTTANFFTLFKQAQCGNSFIEDN, encoded by the coding sequence ATGTTAGTTGACTCACATTGCCATTTGGATCGCTTGAATCTTGATCATTTTAATAATGATCTGCGCGCTTGTTTGGCTTTTGCTCGGAAACACGATGTATTCCATTTTCTTTGTGTCTGTATTGATTTAACTCATTTTCCAGCCGTATTAGCGATTGCTGAACAATTTAAGGATGTTTCTGCTTCTGTTGGTGTTCATCCCACGGAGTCCTTGCGTGAAGAGGTGCGTTTGACTGAATTAATTCAACTTGCCCAACATCCTAAGGTGGTAGCTATCGGTGAGACGGGTTTAGATTATTACCATGACACTACACGGAAAGAATGCCAACAAGAGCGTTTTCGTCAGCATATTCGTGCGGCTATTGCGGTCAATAAGCCATTGATCGTCCATACGCGACACGCTCGTGAGGATACTTTAAACATTTTAAGAGAAGAGGGCGCTCAACACGTGGGGGGGGTATTACATTGTTTTACAGAAGATTTAAGTATGGCCGAAAGTGCTATTAAAGAAAATTTTTATATTTCTTTTTCAGGTATTTTAACCTTTAAAAACGCGATTGAATTAAAAGCGATTGCGCAAAGATTGCCTTTGGAATATCTCTTGATTGAAACGGATTCACCTTATTTAACGCCGCATCCTTTTCGTAGTAAACCAAATCAACCCGCTTATGTACGTTATGTCGCTGAATGTTTAGCACAATTGCGTCGTTGTTCATTCGATAAAATTGCTGAACAAACGACGGCTAATTTTTTTACTTTATTTAAGCAAGCACAGTGCGGGAATTCATTCATTGAGGATAATTAA
- the holB gene encoding DNA polymerase III subunit delta': MNNYSIPLPWHTQQWQQLYRSHQEGRLSHALLFAGQMGLGKSLFALHFAKTLLCKQPKQSRACQACRDCILVAAGTHPDLSLLTTEKSTQGIKIDQIRDITDKLNHTSQATYKIIVINPADSLLVAASQALLKSLEEPSCRSLFILLTEKREHLLPTIRSRCQLIRFNPPKKSLAMAWLAQQLPASALDTLYHLSSGAPLLAVRYAEEGYPLFYADLVHSLAQLVNQTLNPIRCAAKYLKTDIQQLLSALLNLLNELLKCQLLRGYTATIDSIAHLARVLSTDFLLQYYDRIMILRARMVNVTLNVSLVLDDLLSRWALQGKSC; this comes from the coding sequence ATGAATAATTATTCTATCCCTTTACCGTGGCACACTCAGCAATGGCAGCAACTGTATCGTTCTCACCAAGAAGGCCGTTTATCGCATGCCTTGTTATTCGCCGGGCAAATGGGTTTAGGCAAATCATTATTTGCTCTTCATTTTGCTAAAACTTTATTGTGTAAACAGCCTAAACAGTCGCGTGCTTGTCAAGCGTGTCGCGATTGCATCTTAGTGGCGGCCGGTACCCACCCTGATCTATCCTTGCTGACGACAGAAAAATCGACTCAGGGGATTAAAATTGATCAAATACGTGATATCACCGATAAATTAAACCATACGAGTCAAGCCACTTATAAAATTATTGTGATTAATCCCGCGGATAGCTTGTTAGTTGCGGCAAGTCAAGCGTTATTAAAAAGTTTAGAAGAACCTAGTTGTCGTTCTTTATTCATTTTATTGACTGAAAAAAGAGAACATTTATTACCGACTATTCGGAGTCGTTGCCAACTCATTCGGTTTAACCCACCTAAAAAATCATTAGCCATGGCGTGGTTAGCGCAGCAACTTCCCGCATCAGCTCTCGATACACTTTATCACCTTTCTTCGGGTGCACCGTTACTTGCTGTAAGGTACGCAGAGGAAGGTTATCCTTTATTTTATGCAGATTTAGTCCACTCATTAGCGCAATTAGTGAATCAAACATTAAATCCTATACGTTGTGCTGCGAAGTATCTAAAAACGGATATACAACAATTATTATCGGCATTATTGAACCTGCTGAATGAATTACTAAAATGTCAGTTATTGCGTGGCTATACCGCTACAATTGATTCAATTGCACATCTCGCAAGGGTTTTATCGACGGATTTTTTATTACAGTATTACGATAGGATCATGATATTACGCGCGCGAATGGTTAACGTTACACTGAATGTATCGTTGGTGTTAGACGATCTACTTTCTCGCTGGGCTTTGCAGGGTAAATCATGTTAG
- the tmk gene encoding dTMP kinase, whose amino-acid sequence MKTTPARFITLEGIEGVGKSTQLKFVADYLQQAHIPLTITREPGGTPIAEAIRSLLLQSDFSPEMLIPETELLLFFAARAQHIHYVIKPALQRGDWVLCDRFTETSYAYQGGGRGIDVAFIRSLHLWVQQDLNVNVVLLLDAPVDIALRRMRHRKTADRIEAEKHDFFTRARASYLERAQQRPDVYQVIDASRSLKDVQKQIKNVLDRLLHLWVKSDE is encoded by the coding sequence ATGAAAACGACACCCGCACGCTTTATTACTTTAGAAGGGATAGAAGGCGTTGGTAAATCAACACAACTTAAGTTTGTTGCTGATTATTTACAACAAGCCCACATTCCACTGACGATTACACGTGAGCCTGGCGGTACACCGATCGCCGAGGCAATCCGTTCGCTATTATTGCAATCTGATTTTTCACCTGAAATGCTTATTCCTGAAACGGAACTCTTATTGTTTTTTGCAGCACGCGCGCAACATATTCATTATGTGATAAAACCTGCTTTGCAACGGGGTGATTGGGTACTCTGTGATCGTTTTACCGAAACAAGTTACGCCTATCAAGGTGGTGGTAGAGGGATTGATGTAGCGTTTATTCGTAGTTTGCATCTGTGGGTGCAACAGGATTTAAACGTTAACGTGGTTTTATTACTGGACGCGCCGGTTGATATTGCCCTACGACGCATGCGTCATCGAAAAACAGCCGATCGTATTGAAGCTGAAAAACATGATTTTTTTACACGAGCCCGTGCGAGTTATCTTGAAAGAGCTCAACAAAGACCTGATGTTTACCAGGTTATTGATGCGAGCCGCTCTTTAAAAGATGTGCAAAAACAAATTAAAAACGTTTTGGATCGCTTATTGCATTTATGGGTAAAATCCGATGAATAA
- a CDS encoding phosphotransferase produces the protein MDLHRSEQPIETLYKKESDFISHILSDIILEKEGPAIFNKNLLIRLLTLKIVHPHKFKEIRGGHSNTTYHYIDEKLVLRIPKAYKPLYPKLLIEIKNLVQAHLLNLTSLKMVAYYSKYNLLVTELIPSYQSFSAIDFKSPSKLISLAHLVKKLHYSQCNFKRNTETAISFIDDSSRYFQTVKSIFNKKDYKILKKLTGIQNFLKKSNTLKFPSHGDLHHFNIIETNGTMQLIDWELSSQEDPAYDISRLFCVTEFSYEQRQFFLSIYKNAYNIIVSEYDIKKLINRIFLHESLNYFSIIIQSRYMMSFFPVDKQKFLIETIQNFSVKDKLICY, from the coding sequence ATGGATTTACATAGGTCAGAGCAACCCATAGAAACACTCTATAAAAAAGAAAGTGATTTTATAAGCCATATATTATCCGATATCATACTCGAAAAAGAAGGCCCTGCGATCTTTAATAAAAATCTTTTAATCCGATTATTAACATTAAAGATTGTTCACCCCCATAAGTTTAAAGAAATTAGAGGAGGACATTCGAATACAACCTATCATTATATCGACGAAAAACTGGTATTGCGCATTCCTAAAGCCTATAAGCCTTTATATCCCAAGCTGTTAATAGAAATAAAAAACCTGGTGCAAGCACATTTATTGAATTTAACTTCTTTAAAAATGGTAGCCTATTATTCAAAATACAATCTGCTTGTTACCGAATTGATTCCAAGCTATCAATCTTTTTCTGCAATTGACTTCAAAAGCCCTTCTAAACTTATCTCGTTAGCGCATTTAGTTAAAAAACTCCATTATTCTCAATGTAATTTTAAAAGAAACACTGAAACAGCGATTTCTTTTATTGATGATTCTTCCCGCTATTTTCAAACAGTTAAATCTATTTTTAATAAAAAAGATTACAAAATATTAAAGAAATTAACGGGTATCCAAAATTTTCTTAAAAAATCCAATACTTTAAAATTCCCATCACATGGTGATTTACATCACTTTAATATCATTGAAACGAATGGTACTATGCAATTAATCGACTGGGAACTTTCTAGTCAAGAAGATCCGGCTTATGATATCTCGAGATTATTCTGTGTGACAGAATTTTCTTATGAACAAAGGCAGTTTTTTTTATCTATCTACAAAAATGCTTACAATATTATTGTATCTGAATACGACATCAAAAAATTAATCAACCGAATATTTCTTCATGAATCCTTAAATTATTTTTCCATCATCATTCAAAGCCGTTATATGATGTCTTTTTTTCCTGTAGATAAACAAAAATTTCTCATAGAAACCATCCAAAACTTTTCTGTAAAAGACAAACTTATTTGCTATTAA
- the mltG gene encoding endolytic transglycosylase MltG, which produces MPQKRWTLIIIVTVLLFCGTYVVSHFYRFLISPLSSTQTFRVLVEPGTSVHHLLKDLHTKGYMPHPRFFLVLAYLKGATDKLKPGEYQVDAGTTPSQLLDKIMAGKAIFYRFTIVEGWTFSQLMAALNHVMVIKHQLNLHSPEPILAQLGFPPRNPEGLFYSATYYFSTDTTDSELLKWSYLLLKKKLQAAWKNRAAHLPYRTSYHALIAASLVEKETAIAKERPMIAGVIERRLKAGIPLQIDASVIYGLGMHYTGKLTIEDLHHDTPYNTYLRKGLPPTPIANPSYASLEAVLHPDHRKNLYFVAKGDGTHQFSEDLTEHNWAVQRYQLNQHYPYVKKTKPCQRFWYMSQSMRLFFCQLNEFR; this is translated from the coding sequence ATGCCACAAAAAAGGTGGACGTTGATTATAATAGTCACTGTGCTCCTTTTTTGTGGCACGTATGTTGTGTCACATTTTTATCGGTTTTTAATTTCTCCACTCAGTTCGACTCAGACTTTTCGAGTCCTCGTAGAACCTGGTACCTCGGTACATCATTTACTGAAGGATTTACACACGAAAGGTTATATGCCTCACCCACGTTTTTTCTTAGTGTTAGCTTATCTAAAAGGCGCTACCGACAAGTTAAAACCAGGCGAATATCAAGTTGACGCGGGAACAACACCAAGCCAATTATTGGATAAAATAATGGCAGGAAAGGCTATTTTTTATCGATTTACGATCGTTGAAGGCTGGACATTTAGCCAATTAATGGCTGCATTAAATCATGTAATGGTGATTAAGCATCAACTTAATCTGCACTCGCCAGAACCAATTTTAGCTCAATTAGGTTTTCCTCCACGTAATCCTGAAGGTCTATTTTATTCAGCAACGTACTATTTCAGTACTGATACGACGGATAGTGAGTTATTAAAATGGTCTTACCTTTTGCTCAAAAAGAAATTACAAGCCGCCTGGAAGAATCGCGCTGCGCATTTACCCTATAGAACATCTTATCACGCGTTGATTGCTGCTTCTTTAGTGGAAAAGGAAACAGCAATTGCGAAAGAACGACCCATGATTGCCGGCGTGATTGAACGGCGTTTGAAAGCGGGCATTCCTTTACAAATTGATGCGAGTGTTATTTATGGGTTAGGCATGCATTATACCGGAAAATTGACAATAGAAGATTTGCATCACGATACGCCATATAATACTTACTTGAGAAAAGGGTTACCGCCTACGCCGATTGCGAATCCGAGTTACGCGTCACTTGAGGCTGTTTTGCATCCTGATCACCGCAAAAATTTGTATTTTGTGGCGAAAGGAGACGGAACACATCAATTTTCGGAAGACTTAACAGAACATAATTGGGCCGTTCAACGGTATCAGCTCAACCAGCATTATCCTTATGTCAAAAAAACGAAACCCTGTCAACGCTTTTGGTATATGAGTCAGTCGATGCGTCTGTTTTTTTGTCAGTTGAACGAATTTCGTTAA
- the fabF gene encoding beta-ketoacyl-ACP synthase II has protein sequence MKKKRRIVITGIGMMTPLGLNAKTTWEAILAGKSGVSTITQFDVSTFPCQISASVKDFKAENYGISAKESRKMDLFIQYGLAAAIEAMTDSKLEITEKNADRIGVAVGSGIGGLPFIEENHSKLEQGGPRKISPFFIPGAITNMLAGQISIRYGLRGPNIAVVTACTTGTHNIGLGARTILYGDADVMVVGGSEMATTSLGLGGFSACRALSNRNKEPQTASRPWDKARDGFVLGDGAGVLVLEEYERAKQRNAPIYAELVGFGMSADAFHMTSPAPDGQGAMTAMLNTLHDANIDKEKIAYINAHATSTLQGDYLELRAIRRVFGDHVKKLAISSTKSMTGHLLGAAGAVEAIFTILALKDQKAPPTINLDNPGNPPELNIPDDDYVDLNFVPHVPQELKMNYALSNSFGFGGTNASLLFARL, from the coding sequence GTGAAGAAAAAGCGACGTATAGTGATAACCGGTATAGGTATGATGACACCATTAGGCCTTAATGCCAAAACAACTTGGGAAGCAATATTAGCAGGAAAAAGCGGTGTTTCTACGATTACGCAATTTGATGTTTCTACTTTTCCTTGTCAAATCTCAGCGAGTGTAAAAGACTTTAAAGCTGAAAATTATGGTATCTCAGCAAAAGAAAGCCGGAAAATGGATTTATTTATTCAATATGGTTTAGCGGCTGCGATCGAGGCGATGACCGATTCAAAACTTGAAATCACTGAAAAAAATGCAGACCGTATCGGTGTTGCCGTAGGTTCTGGCATTGGTGGGTTGCCTTTTATTGAAGAAAATCATAGCAAATTAGAACAAGGAGGTCCGCGGAAAATATCTCCATTTTTTATACCAGGCGCCATTACGAATATGCTCGCAGGTCAGATTTCCATTCGTTATGGTTTACGCGGCCCGAATATAGCGGTAGTGACTGCCTGTACTACAGGTACGCACAACATTGGATTGGGTGCTCGCACCATTCTGTATGGAGATGCTGACGTGATGGTTGTCGGTGGCTCAGAAATGGCAACCACTTCTTTAGGTTTAGGTGGGTTTTCGGCTTGTCGTGCGTTGTCTAATCGGAATAAAGAACCGCAAACAGCGAGTCGTCCTTGGGATAAAGCGCGCGATGGTTTTGTGCTGGGTGATGGTGCGGGAGTTTTAGTTCTCGAAGAATATGAACGCGCAAAACAGCGCAATGCGCCTATTTACGCCGAATTGGTGGGCTTTGGTATGAGTGCAGACGCTTTTCATATGACAAGTCCTGCGCCTGACGGTCAGGGAGCGATGACAGCAATGTTGAATACATTACATGATGCCAACATTGACAAAGAAAAAATAGCTTATATTAATGCGCATGCGACGTCTACATTGCAAGGTGATTATTTAGAATTAAGGGCGATACGCCGCGTATTTGGTGATCATGTTAAAAAATTGGCGATAAGTTCGACGAAATCAATGACGGGACATTTACTGGGCGCTGCGGGCGCAGTTGAGGCGATTTTCACTATTTTAGCACTAAAAGATCAAAAAGCGCCGCCAACAATTAACTTAGATAATCCTGGGAATCCCCCTGAGCTTAATATTCCCGACGATGATTATGTGGATTTAAATTTTGTTCCACATGTTCCACAAGAGTTAAAAATGAATTACGCACTTTCTAATTCCTTTGGATTTGGTGGAACAAACGCTTCATTGCTTTTTGCTCGATTATGA